A part of Actinobaculum sp. 313 genomic DNA contains:
- a CDS encoding universal stress protein produces the protein MTIKRYNKILVGTDGSSLAGPTVARAATLADTESAELIIVCAYTTMTAREEATLSSVPAQSVKLGQVPGKASASQALDEAMSIAERQGAHVSAAILMDAEPAAALLETGKQFLVDAIVIGAIRDTSIVGGFSVPLPQRLSGAHIAMCLLSARLPVLRNRTWRRTS, from the coding sequence ATGACGATTAAACGGTATAACAAGATCCTCGTGGGAACCGATGGCAGTTCCCTGGCCGGCCCCACGGTAGCGCGTGCCGCAACGCTGGCGGACACCGAGAGTGCGGAGTTGATCATCGTATGTGCCTACACCACGATGACGGCACGCGAGGAAGCCACTTTGAGTTCCGTTCCGGCGCAGTCGGTGAAGCTGGGCCAGGTGCCTGGAAAGGCGTCCGCCAGTCAGGCCTTGGATGAGGCGATGTCCATTGCGGAGCGGCAGGGCGCGCACGTTTCGGCGGCCATTTTGATGGATGCGGAGCCCGCAGCTGCGCTGCTTGAGACCGGTAAGCAGTTCCTGGTCGATGCCATCGTGATCGGAGCTATTAGGGACACTTCGATTGTGGGCGGCTTCTCGGTACCGTTGCCTCAGAGGTTGTCCGGCGCGCACATTGCGATGTGCTTGTTGTCCGCCCGGCTCCCGGTGCTCCGGAACCGAACGTGGCGGAGGACGTCATGA
- the msrB gene encoding peptide-methionine (R)-S-oxide reductase MsrB translates to MADQVRLPQTDEEWRQVLSPQEFHVLREAGTERPGTGELLDEFREGVYRCRACGQELFRSQTKFESGCGWPSFYDPADSDAVTTATDYKLGYPRTEVRCARCDSHLGHVFPDAPQTPTGQRYCMNSVSLTFEPADQQEADQQVADDRQESTDRQETSESSVEPTSAGKSTVF, encoded by the coding sequence ATGGCTGATCAAGTGCGTCTACCACAAACTGATGAAGAATGGCGGCAGGTCCTCTCGCCGCAGGAGTTCCATGTATTGCGAGAAGCTGGCACCGAAAGACCGGGAACGGGCGAACTGCTCGACGAATTCCGGGAAGGCGTGTATCGCTGCCGCGCATGTGGGCAGGAGCTCTTCCGCTCACAAACCAAGTTTGAATCCGGATGCGGATGGCCGAGCTTCTACGACCCGGCAGATTCGGATGCGGTGACAACGGCTACCGATTACAAGCTGGGATATCCGCGCACGGAGGTACGCTGTGCGCGTTGTGACTCGCATCTGGGGCATGTGTTCCCGGACGCTCCGCAAACCCCGACCGGGCAGCGGTACTGCATGAACTCCGTGAGCCTGACATTCGAACCGGCAGATCAGCAGGAGGCTGATCAGCAGGTGGCTGATGATCGGCAGGAGAGCACTGACCGGCAGGAGACATCTGAGTCGAGTGTCGAGCCGACCTCGGCGGGCAAGTCGACCGTTTTCTAG
- a CDS encoding EamA family transporter, translating to MAERGAGGGKRQKRHVSGWEQREQPAALRRNRWAPALLLGAGISQYVGASLAVGLFAAAPALAVGWGRIAGAAILLLLWRRTLPRDSNEDFSWRVLGAAAIFGLALGAMNLTFYLAIDRIPLGTAVSLEYLGPVVLAVATGRGWKTRLGAALAIGGVFLISWAGVDLGDADVAAGVTAALAAGAFWALYIWLGRRVAVGGRGLDSLAWAMTVAALVYAPLGVGDFAPIATNLRSLVLMLAVAALSSVLPYGVDQIVMRSLRASTFALLSSLLPATSLLVGLVVLRQVPNAAEVLGLIAISAAVALATSPQVPESS from the coding sequence GTGGCTGAGCGCGGTGCAGGGGGAGGGAAACGCCAGAAGCGCCACGTAAGCGGCTGGGAACAACGGGAACAACCCGCTGCGTTGCGGCGCAATCGTTGGGCTCCAGCGCTGCTGCTGGGAGCGGGTATTTCGCAGTATGTCGGGGCATCGCTGGCGGTCGGTCTTTTCGCGGCGGCTCCTGCCTTGGCGGTGGGGTGGGGCAGAATTGCCGGTGCGGCGATTTTGCTATTGCTGTGGAGGCGAACTCTTCCGCGTGACTCCAACGAAGACTTCAGTTGGCGGGTGTTGGGTGCGGCTGCCATTTTCGGTCTGGCGCTTGGGGCGATGAACCTTACTTTCTACCTGGCGATCGACCGGATTCCCCTCGGCACTGCGGTGTCGCTCGAATACCTCGGTCCGGTGGTACTGGCAGTTGCCACCGGGCGAGGATGGAAGACCCGACTCGGCGCCGCGCTCGCCATAGGCGGTGTTTTCCTGATCTCCTGGGCAGGAGTTGACCTTGGCGATGCCGACGTCGCAGCGGGTGTGACGGCGGCGCTCGCCGCGGGTGCCTTCTGGGCTCTCTACATTTGGCTTGGCCGCCGAGTGGCGGTTGGAGGGCGGGGTCTTGACTCCTTGGCATGGGCCATGACCGTGGCCGCGCTCGTCTATGCCCCCCTTGGTGTGGGCGACTTCGCGCCAATTGCAACAAACCTGCGTTCACTGGTGCTGATGCTGGCCGTTGCCGCTCTCTCCTCGGTTCTGCCCTATGGCGTTGACCAGATTGTCATGCGTTCATTGCGTGCCTCCACCTTCGCGCTGTTGAGTTCTCTTCTGCCTGCCACCAGCCTGCTTGTGGGGCTCGTCGTGCTTCGGCAGGTGCCAAACGCTGCGGAGGTCCTTGGGTTGATAGCGATTTCGGCAGCGGTGGCGTTGGCGACGTCGCCTCAAGTACCGGAATCGTCCTAA
- a CDS encoding mechanosensitive ion channel family protein → MALLSVLSAPSTFLAGVLSSQSALSSLARQVTSTPSPSPDATPADDSTTVAETAVEATVDVLGVVLRIGIGIVVGLLISFLLQGVIKFIVRRHEFLRGSARKAVQPLQLVLGTLGAWVGMVIAVPVAANQEQPQWREYAQHSFLILLIFAGTWLIVSIVDGAEQTIVKQVKAAGESRYRKVQTQAQILHRVIVVVIWVFGLAGILMTFPSARTAGASVFASAGLVSVVAGIAAQATLGNVFAGLQLAFSDSIRVGDIVIWQSEYSTVEEITLTYVVLKVWDGRRLIVPSSLMTTETFENWTRRTPAMLGYVHFQLDWQAPIPQMRVELERILQSTDLWDGNTGILQVRDADSELLQVSALLSAKNSSTLTDLRYYVREQMVRWIQENAPSAMPHMRYYAGTDVPDMVAPDEVPFPEVKARAEGQAEDSSQQEVRSGRVQARLPQRGDDTTPEAAFAGDGTSGPAPTAADLTETRVLSVEEIGLVGPARVPAGQREIGPTETMVAPGHESSIFTGSVAAEKRGQEFAGPGDEAMREREAAAERRHRRDDETEERHRDDRQRTSSPAGTTAERAAIEADSGREDLSETENENRSTMKQPLGNPAQDTGD, encoded by the coding sequence ATGGCGTTGCTCAGCGTGTTGTCTGCGCCCAGCACATTTTTGGCTGGAGTGCTCTCTTCTCAGTCGGCCTTGTCGTCATTAGCGCGGCAGGTGACATCCACACCGTCCCCTTCGCCCGACGCTACTCCAGCCGATGATTCCACCACCGTTGCCGAGACCGCGGTGGAGGCGACGGTAGATGTGCTTGGAGTGGTGCTGCGTATCGGCATTGGAATCGTTGTTGGTTTGCTGATCAGTTTTTTGCTGCAGGGCGTTATCAAGTTCATTGTTCGGCGGCACGAATTCCTGCGCGGCTCAGCACGCAAGGCAGTCCAGCCTTTGCAACTGGTGCTGGGCACGCTAGGTGCCTGGGTGGGCATGGTTATAGCGGTTCCCGTGGCCGCCAATCAGGAGCAGCCGCAATGGCGGGAGTATGCGCAGCACTCCTTCCTCATCCTGCTCATTTTTGCGGGGACTTGGCTAATCGTCTCTATTGTTGACGGGGCCGAGCAGACCATCGTCAAGCAGGTGAAAGCCGCCGGGGAGTCGCGCTACCGCAAGGTCCAAACGCAGGCGCAGATCCTGCATCGCGTGATTGTGGTTGTTATTTGGGTGTTCGGCCTTGCGGGCATTCTTATGACATTCCCCAGTGCCCGCACGGCCGGAGCATCGGTATTCGCGTCAGCCGGATTGGTCTCCGTCGTCGCCGGTATTGCGGCGCAAGCCACGCTCGGTAACGTATTTGCCGGCCTGCAGCTCGCGTTCTCCGATTCCATCAGGGTGGGCGACATCGTGATCTGGCAGTCGGAGTACTCGACTGTTGAGGAGATTACTTTGACGTACGTGGTTCTTAAGGTGTGGGACGGGCGTCGCCTGATTGTGCCCTCCTCCCTCATGACCACGGAGACCTTCGAAAACTGGACGCGCCGCACGCCTGCGATGCTTGGCTACGTGCACTTCCAACTTGATTGGCAGGCGCCGATCCCGCAGATGCGCGTGGAATTGGAACGTATTCTGCAGTCCACAGACCTGTGGGACGGGAATACCGGTATTCTCCAGGTTCGCGACGCTGATTCGGAGCTGCTGCAGGTTTCCGCTTTGCTTTCGGCGAAGAACTCCTCCACCTTGACGGATCTGCGCTATTACGTGCGCGAACAAATGGTGCGCTGGATCCAGGAGAACGCGCCTTCTGCCATGCCGCATATGCGCTACTATGCCGGTACGGATGTGCCGGACATGGTTGCGCCGGATGAAGTTCCCTTCCCGGAAGTGAAGGCTCGCGCCGAAGGGCAAGCAGAGGACTCAAGCCAGCAAGAGGTGCGCAGCGGACGCGTGCAGGCGAGGCTTCCGCAGCGCGGGGACGATACGACGCCGGAGGCGGCCTTTGCCGGGGATGGTACCTCGGGCCCCGCTCCGACTGCGGCCGATTTGACGGAAACGCGTGTGCTGAGCGTTGAGGAGATTGGTCTTGTAGGACCGGCGCGCGTGCCTGCGGGGCAACGCGAAATCGGCCCGACGGAGACCATGGTCGCGCCTGGGCATGAATCGTCGATCTTCACAGGGTCTGTTGCGGCGGAGAAACGCGGTCAGGAGTTCGCAGGGCCCGGCGACGAGGCGATGCGGGAACGTGAGGCTGCAGCTGAGCGTCGGCACCGTCGTGACGACGAAACTGAGGAGCGGCACCGCGATGATCGGCAGCGGACTTCTTCACCTGCTGGTACCACCGCAGAGCGCGCTGCGATCGAGGCGGACTCCGGGCGGGAAGACCTCTCCGAGACGGAGAATGAAAACCGGTCAACAATGAAGCAACCACTCGGGAATCCGGCACAAGACACGGGTGACTGA
- a CDS encoding DNA starvation/stationary phase protection protein, protein MAQNTSKSNTVEKALQQALVDLTDLALLGKQAHWNIQGSRFRALHLALDEIVEQVRDDSDEVAERLAAIGGTPDARAAIVSAQSGVKQFDAGVLSVDDVYEQFEEMLLGVSDRIKATLDDVDEVDHLSNDLLIGVAAGLEKQAWMLRSATK, encoded by the coding sequence ATGGCGCAGAACACTTCCAAGTCCAACACGGTAGAGAAGGCCCTTCAGCAGGCCCTGGTTGACCTTACTGATCTGGCCCTGCTGGGCAAGCAGGCTCATTGGAACATCCAAGGTTCGCGTTTCCGCGCGTTGCACCTTGCATTGGATGAGATCGTGGAGCAGGTGCGCGATGATTCCGATGAGGTGGCAGAGCGTCTTGCCGCCATTGGCGGAACCCCCGATGCTCGCGCCGCGATTGTCTCCGCACAGTCCGGTGTGAAGCAGTTTGATGCCGGCGTGCTCAGCGTTGATGATGTGTACGAGCAGTTCGAGGAAATGCTGCTTGGCGTATCCGACCGGATCAAGGCCACCCTCGACGATGTCGACGAGGTGGACCATCTCTCTAACGATCTGTTGATCGGTGTGGCAGCAGGTCTGGAGAAGCAGGCCTGGATGCTTCGATCCGCGACGAAGTAG
- a CDS encoding alpha-amylase family protein: MPLDAAGRQSFELRWERYSPQIRAALTHLYPGREREVEERLCALLLAAFKARSPELRRLDEERLLRPDWLQLPEMIGYVCYADRFAGNLAGIADRVDYLTDLGVRYLHVMPFLRPREGANDGGYAVQDYRSVRPDLGTMDDLEELATVLREHRISLEMDLVLNHVAKEHEWAQCARAGEQKYRDYFLMFPDRKVPDEYEKTLPEIFPDFAPGNFTWNDDAAAWVWTTFNDYQWDLNWANPDVLCEFVDLICWLANKGVEVFRLDAIAFTWKRLGTTSQNQPEVHDLTQAMRACLRIAAPAVAFKAEAIVAPEDLMAYLGRGEHYGLVSDMAYHNELMVQLWNCVATGEADMAQAALAAMPSKPPSATWATYVRCHDDIGWAISDADAAAVGVSGFDHRAFLSDFYSGEFPDSFARGLVFQANQATGDRRISGSCASLAGLEIALERNDGKGIDAAIARIILMHAVMFGYGGVPLLYMGDEIGLLNDMDYARDPAHAEDNRWAHRPFMDWDMVDKLPNEPLHPARRINEGIRHLIDVRVKTPQLHASIPSEVVESPDSRLLIFERLHPLGTLVEVYNFSNQTVRLHHGVLTYRLGYDAQELIGNNSYDLRPATIDIAPYQPAWFIRADRS; this comes from the coding sequence ATGCCACTGGACGCAGCAGGCCGCCAGAGTTTCGAACTGCGGTGGGAGCGCTATTCGCCGCAGATCCGCGCGGCGCTTACACACCTGTATCCGGGACGCGAACGTGAAGTCGAGGAGCGGCTATGTGCGCTGCTTCTCGCTGCGTTCAAGGCGCGTAGCCCAGAGTTGCGGCGCCTCGATGAAGAACGCCTGCTGCGTCCAGATTGGCTACAACTTCCGGAGATGATCGGCTACGTGTGCTACGCTGATCGCTTCGCTGGGAATCTGGCAGGCATCGCCGATCGAGTCGACTACTTGACCGATCTCGGCGTGCGTTATCTGCATGTTATGCCCTTCCTCCGTCCGCGAGAAGGCGCGAACGACGGCGGCTATGCGGTGCAGGACTACCGCAGTGTTCGCCCTGACCTAGGCACGATGGACGATCTGGAAGAACTTGCCACGGTGTTGCGGGAGCATCGGATCAGTCTGGAAATGGATCTCGTGCTCAACCATGTGGCGAAGGAACATGAGTGGGCGCAATGCGCTCGAGCCGGGGAGCAGAAGTACCGCGACTACTTCCTCATGTTCCCGGACAGGAAGGTTCCCGATGAGTACGAGAAGACTTTGCCGGAAATCTTCCCCGACTTCGCCCCCGGCAACTTTACGTGGAACGACGACGCCGCGGCGTGGGTGTGGACCACGTTCAATGATTACCAGTGGGACCTGAACTGGGCCAACCCGGACGTCCTTTGCGAGTTTGTTGACCTCATCTGCTGGCTGGCGAATAAGGGCGTGGAAGTCTTCCGGCTCGATGCCATCGCCTTCACCTGGAAGCGGCTGGGGACAACCTCGCAGAACCAGCCGGAGGTGCATGATCTGACCCAGGCGATGCGTGCCTGCCTGCGGATTGCCGCGCCTGCGGTGGCCTTCAAGGCCGAGGCGATTGTGGCTCCGGAGGATCTGATGGCCTACCTGGGACGTGGGGAACACTACGGTTTGGTTTCCGACATGGCCTACCACAACGAGCTGATGGTGCAGTTGTGGAACTGTGTGGCAACCGGGGAGGCCGATATGGCGCAGGCGGCGCTCGCGGCGATGCCGTCGAAGCCGCCGTCGGCTACATGGGCCACCTACGTGCGGTGCCATGACGATATCGGCTGGGCAATCTCCGACGCCGACGCCGCGGCGGTCGGCGTGTCTGGTTTCGATCACCGGGCGTTTCTTTCGGATTTCTATTCGGGAGAGTTTCCCGATTCCTTCGCGCGCGGCTTGGTGTTCCAAGCGAATCAGGCAACAGGGGATCGACGTATCAGTGGCAGTTGCGCTAGCCTGGCAGGTCTCGAAATCGCTTTGGAGCGAAATGATGGCAAGGGTATTGATGCGGCGATAGCCCGCATTATCCTCATGCATGCAGTCATGTTCGGGTACGGCGGTGTGCCGCTGCTGTATATGGGTGACGAAATCGGGCTTCTCAACGATATGGACTACGCTCGTGATCCTGCCCATGCCGAGGATAACCGCTGGGCGCATCGCCCCTTCATGGACTGGGATATGGTCGATAAACTGCCGAATGAGCCCTTACATCCCGCGCGGAGGATCAATGAAGGCATCCGCCATCTGATTGATGTGCGCGTAAAGACGCCGCAGCTGCATGCCTCCATTCCCAGTGAGGTTGTGGAGAGTCCCGATTCGCGCCTGCTGATCTTTGAGCGTTTGCATCCGTTGGGCACGCTGGTGGAAGTCTACAACTTCTCGAACCAGACCGTTCGCCTGCATCACGGGGTACTGACGTACCGGTTGGGATACGACGCACAGGAGCTTATCGGCAATAACAGCTACGATCTGCGCCCGGCGACCATCGATATCGCACCGTACCAGCCCGCGTGGTTCATCCGCGCCGATAGGTCTTAG
- a CDS encoding endonuclease/exonuclease/phosphatase family protein gives MGLRVGTFNLQSGTPSTPLKVDEAIRQTADRLAAERLDILALQEVSMPRGQSRPPLRVITDVAGMAWMQFAAARRAPTDMIYRVARRQEHGYGVVLATREPPMFCKSLRLPSWKSPVRRDRTGRRGIAGRYLRVEEQRRAVVVILNMDGGPLLVCATHLAADARLNSRELVWLENRLAGIARHAGVASAPRLLLGDLNMSLEKVRRESSFTVLAQGATFPAASPRTQIDHILGQNLVSCAESSVVHLPISDHRALLTEVARG, from the coding sequence ATGGGTCTACGGGTTGGAACCTTTAACCTGCAAAGTGGCACGCCGAGTACTCCGCTCAAGGTGGATGAGGCGATACGCCAGACAGCAGATCGACTGGCCGCCGAGCGTTTGGACATCCTAGCTCTTCAGGAGGTCTCGATGCCGCGCGGCCAATCGCGGCCACCTCTGCGGGTGATTACCGATGTGGCAGGGATGGCCTGGATGCAGTTCGCAGCGGCCCGACGCGCCCCAACCGACATGATCTATCGGGTGGCACGGCGCCAGGAACACGGTTACGGCGTCGTGCTTGCCACCCGTGAACCGCCGATGTTCTGTAAGTCGCTGCGATTGCCTTCATGGAAGTCTCCGGTACGCCGAGATAGAACCGGTAGGCGGGGGATTGCGGGTCGTTATCTGCGCGTGGAGGAACAGCGCCGCGCCGTCGTCGTGATCCTCAATATGGACGGTGGGCCGCTCCTTGTGTGTGCCACCCATCTGGCTGCCGATGCGCGTTTAAACTCGCGGGAACTCGTATGGCTCGAGAACCGGCTTGCGGGCATTGCTCGCCACGCCGGCGTAGCGAGCGCGCCGCGCTTACTTCTCGGTGATCTCAACATGAGCCTGGAGAAGGTGCGGCGCGAATCGTCGTTCACCGTGCTGGCACAGGGAGCGACCTTCCCGGCAGCCTCACCGCGCACCCAAATCGACCATATTCTCGGCCAGAATCTCGTCTCCTGTGCCGAATCTTCTGTTGTGCATCTTCCGATTTCCGATCACCGGGCACTTCTGACGGAGGTTGCACGTGGCTGA
- a CDS encoding SRPBCC domain-containing protein has protein sequence MEPDTILEVEREFSVPRGVLFRAFTEPAALAQWFAPDGWHVVPESVELDPQLGGRLRHTKVRDDDPTRIWVVDGVYTEVFYPDVLVTRQRISGIEGIDPSKPVELRVEFTRLGREKNLLRIVQGPYTEEAAVDYSDGWESILDHLQEYLDAQAQEETKK, from the coding sequence ATGGAACCCGATACAATCCTCGAGGTCGAGAGAGAGTTCAGTGTGCCGCGCGGCGTCCTCTTCCGCGCTTTCACTGAACCCGCCGCTCTCGCTCAATGGTTCGCCCCGGACGGTTGGCATGTTGTGCCCGAGTCGGTCGAACTTGACCCGCAGCTGGGTGGTCGGCTGCGTCATACGAAGGTGCGCGACGACGATCCCACCCGAATCTGGGTGGTAGACGGCGTTTACACGGAAGTCTTCTACCCCGATGTGCTTGTCACGCGGCAGCGTATCAGCGGCATTGAAGGTATTGATCCGTCCAAGCCGGTCGAATTGCGCGTGGAATTCACACGCCTCGGCCGGGAGAAGAACTTACTGCGGATCGTGCAAGGCCCGTATACCGAAGAGGCGGCAGTGGACTATTCCGATGGATGGGAATCCATCCTCGACCATCTCCAGGAGTACCTGGACGCACAAGCACAAGAGGAGACTAAGAAGTGA
- a CDS encoding DUF6301 family protein, translated as MSQTPAAHDSKFMQMPLPDGTLYRIVPIPVGIRVIRLWLEHDWPLSTDHALQLRDELGWVSSPSKATLFTTNHGTGEKDASAIAIRGMVDSFAFNLSSRIALEFEPLVEAVARSAFDQYVGALSAFYGKGITEWNDEGEARSVTWQLPSTATVQIGKSGWLLRVNIDSPNAVAAAAAEAEYFEIFDENDDELPEDEW; from the coding sequence ATGTCGCAAACCCCCGCAGCGCACGACAGCAAATTCATGCAGATGCCTTTACCCGACGGCACGTTATACCGAATCGTACCCATACCGGTAGGCATTCGAGTCATCCGCTTATGGCTCGAACACGATTGGCCGCTCAGCACCGACCACGCCCTGCAACTGCGAGATGAACTTGGTTGGGTATCCTCACCGTCGAAAGCGACACTCTTCACCACCAATCACGGCACGGGAGAAAAGGACGCGTCCGCCATCGCAATCCGCGGCATGGTCGACTCCTTCGCCTTCAACCTATCCTCCCGGATCGCGCTGGAGTTTGAACCGTTGGTCGAAGCGGTGGCGCGATCAGCTTTCGACCAGTACGTGGGGGCGCTGAGTGCGTTTTACGGCAAGGGAATCACCGAATGGAACGACGAAGGCGAAGCACGATCCGTCACCTGGCAGCTACCCAGCACCGCCACCGTGCAAATCGGTAAGTCTGGCTGGCTTCTTCGCGTCAATATCGACTCCCCCAACGCCGTCGCTGCGGCGGCAGCCGAGGCAGAGTACTTCGAGATATTCGACGAGAACGACGACGAGCTTCCCGAGGATGAGTGGTGA
- a CDS encoding MFS transporter, giving the protein MQQTAINPIYTFLGADPESLPLLNMAGPITGLFIQPLIGALSDRTWSEKWGRRKPFFLIGATGCAICLFLFPFVSALWMAVLLLWLLDASNNTAMEPYRAFIADKLPPSQTAKGFLAQSFFTGLGITLANVSLFFFRRLLDGATAAGLPYWVFGSFMLGSVCSIGTVLVSVLSTPEIPPTPEELQRMRAKKSKEHFGAVHGIWTAIVEMPKQLRKLALVYLFQWYAMNVYWQYVSLSVAKSAFGTTDASSDAYESAVGWTGLINGFYNVVTFTVAFSLVALAKKRGAKWVHIFCLLCATAGLLVFPHITNKFLLFIPIIGLGIAWASIMGVPYIMAVRMVPSSRYGVYMGIINMMIVIPQLIQTLTFGWVYKHILGSNPSNAITFAAILLALAAIAMTWIKEPPIVRDQDDVTAPPKVAGPSVQEGE; this is encoded by the coding sequence ATGCAGCAGACTGCCATTAATCCGATCTATACCTTCTTGGGCGCCGATCCGGAGAGCCTACCCCTCTTGAATATGGCCGGTCCTATTACCGGTCTGTTCATCCAACCGTTGATCGGAGCCTTGTCAGATCGGACATGGTCGGAGAAATGGGGGCGGCGTAAGCCGTTCTTCCTGATCGGTGCTACTGGCTGCGCAATCTGCCTCTTCCTCTTCCCTTTTGTATCCGCGTTGTGGATGGCAGTGTTGTTGCTTTGGTTGCTCGACGCATCGAACAACACGGCTATGGAGCCCTACCGTGCCTTCATTGCCGATAAGCTTCCGCCCAGCCAGACAGCGAAGGGTTTCCTCGCGCAGAGCTTCTTCACGGGCCTTGGCATTACCCTCGCGAATGTTTCGCTGTTCTTCTTCCGGCGCCTCCTTGACGGGGCAACTGCCGCCGGATTGCCTTACTGGGTGTTTGGCTCCTTTATGCTCGGATCGGTGTGTTCGATTGGCACGGTACTCGTGTCGGTGCTGTCGACTCCGGAGATTCCACCGACGCCGGAAGAACTGCAGCGCATGCGGGCAAAGAAGTCGAAGGAGCATTTTGGCGCCGTTCATGGCATTTGGACCGCAATCGTTGAGATGCCGAAGCAGCTACGCAAGTTGGCTTTGGTCTATCTGTTCCAGTGGTACGCCATGAACGTCTACTGGCAGTATGTTTCCCTGTCGGTGGCGAAGTCGGCGTTTGGCACCACTGATGCGTCGTCGGATGCCTACGAATCTGCGGTTGGTTGGACAGGTCTGATCAATGGCTTCTACAACGTGGTGACCTTCACGGTGGCATTCTCGCTTGTCGCACTGGCCAAGAAGCGGGGAGCGAAGTGGGTGCACATCTTCTGCCTGCTGTGCGCCACTGCCGGTCTGCTTGTCTTCCCACACATCACGAACAAGTTCCTGCTTTTCATACCGATCATTGGACTGGGCATCGCCTGGGCGTCCATTATGGGTGTGCCATACATTATGGCCGTGCGCATGGTGCCATCGTCTCGTTATGGCGTGTACATGGGCATCATTAACATGATGATCGTAATCCCGCAGCTCATCCAAACCCTGACCTTCGGTTGGGTGTACAAGCATATTCTGGGGAGTAATCCAAGCAACGCCATTACCTTTGCTGCAATCTTACTCGCTCTGGCGGCCATTGCCATGACGTGGATCAAGGAGCCGCCGATTGTCCGCGATCAGGACGATGTGACAGCTCCTCCGAAGGTTGCTGGCCCCTCCGTGCAGGAAGGCGAGTGA